GAAGGTACAAAAACCCCAAAGAACGACAAATACAAAAAAGCACTTATAGATGCATTTAACTTGTTAGCAAAGGATTTTGAAATAAAAGGAAATGACGTAATAATCCATTTGCCTCATGCTTATCCCCCATTCCTCTACATATTGGCTCATGGTGTGTCTGAATCTTCTATCCTCGATCAAAAATGGGTAGCTTCGAAGGGTGGATGGGATGGACAAGCAAACACATGGTGGAAATACCACAACCCTACAAGAGAAAAAGATCCGCTTTACTCCACAGAAAATGGAACTGGCCCTTTCGTTCTTGAAAGATGGACAAAAGGTAGAGAAATCGTCTTCAAGAGATTTGATCATTACTGGGCCGGCCCCGCGAAGATCGAATATGGAATTATAAAGAAGGTTCCTGAATTCACAACGAGAAAACTCGACCTTCTGCGTGGAAACGCGAATACGATTTACGTACCAAGACAGTACACGAAACAGATCGAAAACATTCCTAACATAAAAGTGATTAAAGGTCTTCCGGTCCTTAGTGTTGACATAGGTGTGTTCAACTTCAACGTGAACGCCATAGGAAACCGTTACATAGGTAGTGGCAAGTTAGACGGAAGGGGGATACCAGCAGATTTCTTCTCCAATGAAAACGTAAGGCTGGCATTCGAATACCTCTTCCCATACGACGCTTTCATAAAACAAGTATGGGTGGGACAGGCCATAGTTCCAAACAACGTCATTCCAAAAGGCCTCTTTGGATACAATCCAAATGATCCAAAACCTTTCTCACAAAACCTTGCAAAGGCTACTGAGTATTTCAAGAAAGCTTACAACGGTGAGCTTTGGAAAAAAGGATTCACAATGACTCTTGTTTACAACTCTGGAAACACTCAAAGACAAACGGCATGTGAAATGATAAAATTCTATGCAAGACGTATCAATCCTAAATTTCACGTCAACGTTGTAAGCGAGCTTTGGTCTTCTTTCTTAGATGATTACGCAAACGGAAGACTGCCATTCTTCGTTGTCGGATGGGCAGCGGATTACCCAGATCCTTACGATTTCGAACAACCGTTCTATTCCTCAAATGGAGCTTACGGTTCTACTCTTGGAAAGAACTACGTGGAATGGGCAAAGAAAAACATGAACAATTTGCTTACGGAATCGATGAAAACCGTTGATCAGACCGAACGTGCCAGGATATACACTCAAATGAACGAACTGGCTCACAATCATGCTATATACATGTTCTTAGATCAACCCCTCGCAATGCACGTTCAACGTGCAGACCTCAAAGGCTGGTATTACAATCCAATGAGACCTGGTATCGATTTTTATTCTCTTTACAAATAATATAAGCGATAAGATTTAAGAATCATTTCAAGAAAAGGACCGTGTTTCCGGTCCTTTTCTTTTTTGTTAAGTTCAATATCATCATCAAGATATAAAACTTGAAACGTAATGATATGAAGTTTTATAATTTGGTGAGTTTTTGTTTTGTAAATAGAGAGAAAACTCCTAACGTACGTGAAAGTATTGATTTTGGTTTTAGATGAAAAGGTGATCATTGAAAATATTTATCGAAACACTTGCCAACACAAATTCACTCTTTTATCCATCTTACGACTCAAAAAACGAGGCACGTTCATTGAACAAGTCGTTCTCTAATTAATTTCTTAAACTTGACATAAATAGAGAGAAAAAATGTTTTATCTTTGGTGAGGAGGAGAAAAAATGAAATAAAGCACTCTAACTATTTTTTGAGATATCTGGTAAAATAGCTTTGCATTGGTCTAACGCTTTATTTTATTACACAGAACAGAGAGGATGGTGTTTCACTTGATAAGTTTCATAATTAGGAGACTTCTCCTGCTGCCGGTGACCCTTTTAGGACTCACCTTTTTGATATTCTTTTTCACATCGTTTTTATCACCATATCAACTGCTCAGTGCCTATGTCCAAGATCCCAGGCAATTACAAGGCGCGAACGTCGAAAAACTCATAGAAAAGTATGGCTTAAAGAAAAACTTTCTTGTGAAATATGGGAACTGGCTTGAAAAAATAGCTGTCGGGAACTTTGGATGGTCACTTTCCATGAACGAACCTGTTATGAAAGTTATCGAAGAAAGGTTCCCCGCCACACTCGAACTCACAATTTACGCTATCATTCCGGTTATATGGATTGGTATATGGCTAGGGGTAATAGCGGCAGTTCATCACAATGGGGTGATAGACCAAATATTGAGAGTTGTGGCCCTGTTGGGCTATTCTATTCCTGCTTTTGTTCTTGGTTTGCTCATCCTTTTCATATTCTATGGAGTTTTGGGGTGGCTTCCACCGGGAAGGCTCGATCAATGGGCACAGATGATCTACTATTCAAAGAGTTTCCACCATTACACGGGAATGGTGACGATAGATTCATTGCTAAATGGAAACATTCCGATATTTTTAGACGCTTTGAAACACCTGATAGCTCCTATACTTACCCTTTCCTACCTTTCATGGGCTGGTTTGTTGAGAATAACTCGCTCATCCATGCTTGAATCGTTAGGCCAAGATTACATAAGAACCGCTCGAGCAAAAGGGTTAAGTGAAAAGGTAGTCGTCAACAAACATGCTAAGAGAAATGCCCTTATACCGGCAACGACGATCGCTGGAATGATGTTCATAGGAATGTTGGGCGGAGTTATAATCACTGAAACGATCTTTAACTACCCGGGGATCGGTAGTTTCTCGGCGCAAGCCGCTGAACAGTTCGATTACTCCGGTGTTTTGGGAGTAGCAGTTATTTACGGCCTTATCACGATAATCGGGAACCTGATAGTTGATATAACATATGCCCTTATAGATCCAAGGGTACGGTTGGGGTGATTTGATATGGAAGGATTCCTGAAAGTACTGAAAAAACTGACGAAGAATCCCACTTCTTTGGCAGGATTGATACTTGTTCTGTTCTTTGTAGCAGTCGCCATCTTAGCTCCTGTTTTGGCAAAACCGGAATATCCAGATACGCCATATCAAATGCCACAAAATGGATGGTCATCGGTTCCTCAACCACCTTCTCATGAAGACATATTCGGAACCACAGAGGGTCAGTATGATATATACTACGGCATCATTTGGGGAACAAGAACCGCTTTTAAACTTGGAATAGTGGTTATAGGTTTATCCTTGATGATAGGATTGTTCATCGGAACGATATCCGCTTACTTTGGAGGATGGGTTGATGAAATTCTGATGAGGATAACGGATATATTCTTAGCTTTCCCATTCCTGGTAGGTGTCATAGTCATAGTTACGATGCTCGGTCCAGGATTGAATCACGTTATGTGGGCTCTTGTTATATTCTATTGGATGGGATACGCAAGGCTCATACGTGGAAGTGTCTTAGAAGTTAAAGAGAACGATTACGTTATGGCCGGTAGGGCGTTGGGAACGCCAGGGAGCCGAATAATAACCCGCCATATCCTTCCGAACTCCATATATCCTGTCTTAATTCAGGTCTCGATGGACATGGCAACAATTCCTCTTACCGCTGCCGCTTTGTCATTCCTAGGATTAGGTGCACCCGTTGGATACGCCGATTGGGGTCAGTTGGTTTCCTTCTCCAGGAATTGGATAATCTCCTCAAGTGGAGGAAGCCCATTCGCTTATTGGTACACGATAACCTATCCAAGTTTGGCAATAGTACTTTACGCTATGGGTTGGAACCTTCTGGGTGACGCTCTCAGAGACATCTTAGACCCAAGAATGCTCATATAGGACGTGATCAAGATGGCTAAAGACATACTTTTACAAGTTAAAAATCTCCATACGGTTTTTCACACCGAAGATGGTACGGTGGAAGCTATCGGCGGCGTTGATTTCGAAGTAAGACAAGGTGAGACGCTGGGAATAGTTGGAGAATCTGGTTGCGGAAAGAGTGTAACTTCTCTTTCAATAATGCGACTTTTACCAAAAGGAATAGGGGAAATTCCCGAAGGTGAAGTCATATACAAAGGTAAAAACCTTCTCGATCTTTCAGAAAGGGAAATGAGAAAGATCAGGGGAAAAGAAATAGCCATGATCTTCCAAGAACCCATGACGGCATTGAACCCTGTTTACACCGTTGGGGAACAATTGGCTGAAATGGTTGAGCTTCACCTTGGAATGAGCAAAAAAGAAGCGTATGAATACGCTATAAAGATGTTCGAAAAAGTTGGAATTCCAATGCCGGAAAAACGAATATACGAATATCCACACGAATTGAGTGGTGGTTTAAGGCAAAGGGCAATGATAGCAATGATGATGTCATGTAACCCTAACTTGCTTATAGCAGATGAGCCAACGACGGCTTTGGATGTTACAATACAAGCGCAGGTTTTAGATCTCATGCGCGGCCTTTTGAAAGAATACAACTCATCTCTCATAATGATCACTCATGACCTCGGTGTCATAGCGGAAATGGCGGACAGAGTGGCTGTTATGTACGCAGGAAGAATAGTCGAATACGCGGATGTTGTTCCGCTTTTCAAGAAACCTTCACATCCTTATACCGTTGGTCTAATGCGCTCCATTCCAAGGCCGGATGTGGAAGTCGATAGGCTTGATTCCATAAAAGGTGTCGTTCCAGATCTTTTCCACATGCCGAAAGGCTGTAAGTTCAGCAACAGATGCCCTTACGCAATAGACAAGTGTTTTGAAGAAGAACCGCCTCTTGTTGAAGTAGAACCAGGGCACTATACAAGATGTTGGAGATACCAAGAAATGGAAGAGCTTTCAAAACACTGGG
This DNA window, taken from Mesoaciditoga lauensis cd-1655R = DSM 25116, encodes the following:
- a CDS encoding ABC transporter substrate-binding protein, with product MKKSLVILAVLLGIVASLAVASSNMVVEETIGLIPTLDPAWSYDTGSGEAIWQLYDNLIQYDGSSISKFKPMISENIPSESEGTILDNGKTYVFHIRQGVYFHNGDTLTPQDVVYSLERAVIFDRAGGPSWMLAEPLLPEINGTYADSIEQWAVKLAGVKKFADLFVEGTKTPKNDKYKKALIDAFNLLAKDFEIKGNDVIIHLPHAYPPFLYILAHGVSESSILDQKWVASKGGWDGQANTWWKYHNPTREKDPLYSTENGTGPFVLERWTKGREIVFKRFDHYWAGPAKIEYGIIKKVPEFTTRKLDLLRGNANTIYVPRQYTKQIENIPNIKVIKGLPVLSVDIGVFNFNVNAIGNRYIGSGKLDGRGIPADFFSNENVRLAFEYLFPYDAFIKQVWVGQAIVPNNVIPKGLFGYNPNDPKPFSQNLAKATEYFKKAYNGELWKKGFTMTLVYNSGNTQRQTACEMIKFYARRINPKFHVNVVSELWSSFLDDYANGRLPFFVVGWAADYPDPYDFEQPFYSSNGAYGSTLGKNYVEWAKKNMNNLLTESMKTVDQTERARIYTQMNELAHNHAIYMFLDQPLAMHVQRADLKGWYYNPMRPGIDFYSLYK
- a CDS encoding ABC transporter permease, which codes for MISFIIRRLLLLPVTLLGLTFLIFFFTSFLSPYQLLSAYVQDPRQLQGANVEKLIEKYGLKKNFLVKYGNWLEKIAVGNFGWSLSMNEPVMKVIEERFPATLELTIYAIIPVIWIGIWLGVIAAVHHNGVIDQILRVVALLGYSIPAFVLGLLILFIFYGVLGWLPPGRLDQWAQMIYYSKSFHHYTGMVTIDSLLNGNIPIFLDALKHLIAPILTLSYLSWAGLLRITRSSMLESLGQDYIRTARAKGLSEKVVVNKHAKRNALIPATTIAGMMFIGMLGGVIITETIFNYPGIGSFSAQAAEQFDYSGVLGVAVIYGLITIIGNLIVDITYALIDPRVRLG
- a CDS encoding ABC transporter permease, with amino-acid sequence MEGFLKVLKKLTKNPTSLAGLILVLFFVAVAILAPVLAKPEYPDTPYQMPQNGWSSVPQPPSHEDIFGTTEGQYDIYYGIIWGTRTAFKLGIVVIGLSLMIGLFIGTISAYFGGWVDEILMRITDIFLAFPFLVGVIVIVTMLGPGLNHVMWALVIFYWMGYARLIRGSVLEVKENDYVMAGRALGTPGSRIITRHILPNSIYPVLIQVSMDMATIPLTAAALSFLGLGAPVGYADWGQLVSFSRNWIISSSGGSPFAYWYTITYPSLAIVLYAMGWNLLGDALRDILDPRMLI
- a CDS encoding ABC transporter ATP-binding protein; this encodes MAKDILLQVKNLHTVFHTEDGTVEAIGGVDFEVRQGETLGIVGESGCGKSVTSLSIMRLLPKGIGEIPEGEVIYKGKNLLDLSEREMRKIRGKEIAMIFQEPMTALNPVYTVGEQLAEMVELHLGMSKKEAYEYAIKMFEKVGIPMPEKRIYEYPHELSGGLRQRAMIAMMMSCNPNLLIADEPTTALDVTIQAQVLDLMRGLLKEYNSSLIMITHDLGVIAEMADRVAVMYAGRIVEYADVVPLFKKPSHPYTVGLMRSIPRPDVEVDRLDSIKGVVPDLFHMPKGCKFSNRCPYAIDKCFEEEPPLVEVEPGHYTRCWRYQEMEELSKHWESGEEVEKSSK